The Maylandia zebra isolate NMK-2024a linkage group LG4, Mzebra_GT3a, whole genome shotgun sequence genome includes a window with the following:
- the rnd2 gene encoding rho-related GTP-binding protein RhoN, whose product MDSLGSRCKIVVVGDTQCGKTALLHVFAKDCYPENYVPTVFENYTASFEIEKHRIELNMWDTSGSSYYDNVRPLAYPDSDAVLICFDISRPETLDSVIKKWQGETQEFCPNAKVVLVGCKLDMRTDVNTLRELSKQRLIPVTHEQGSTIARQMGAVAYVECTSKVSENSVRDVFHITTLASVRRPHKPQLKRSSSRRGLKRVSQLPLPPLPGRTEQIDQAPAMRKDRAKSCVLM is encoded by the exons ATGGACAGTCTAGGGAGCCGTTGCAAGATTGTGGTGGTCGGGGATACGCAATGTGGGAAAACTGCGCTCCTGCACGTTTTTGCCAAGGACTGCTACCCAGAG AACTATGTGCCCACAGTGTTTGAAAACTACACAGCCAGTTTTGAAATAGAGAAGCACCGGATTGAACTGAATATGTGGGACACGTCAG GTTCTTCTTATTACGATAATGTGAGGCCGTTGGCGTATCCCGATTCAGATGCAGTGCTTATCTGTTTCGACATCAGCCGTCCAGAGACTTTGGACAGTGTCATAAAGAAG TGGCAAGGAGAGACGCAAGAGTTTTGTCCAAATGCCAAGGTGGTGCTGGTGGGCTGTAAGCTGGACATGAGGACAGACGTCAACACCCTGAGGGAACTCTCCAAACAGCGCCTCATCCCTGTCACCCACGAGCAG GGAAGCACGATAGCTCGTCAGATGGGAGCGGTGGCGTATGTGGAGTGCACCTCCAAGGTTTCTGAAAACAGTGTTCGGGATGTGTTCCACATCACCACCTTGGCGTCAGTGCGACGGCCGCACAAGCCGCAGCTAAAACGCAGCAGCTCCCGCAGAGGCCTGAAACGAGTCTCGCAACTGCCCCTTCCACCTCTGCCGGGTCGGACTGAGCAAATAGACCAGGCCCCGGCCATGAGGAAGGACCGGGCCAAGAGCTGTGTGCTCATGTAG